Proteins from one Nerophis lumbriciformis linkage group LG16, RoL_Nlum_v2.1, whole genome shotgun sequence genomic window:
- the LOC133616944 gene encoding protocadherin-1-like isoform X2, translating to MAAPIPLYLAAVLLVSCGAAPSDVPYRIPEEQPPNTLVGSLAADRGLPDTGHLYKLEVGAPYLRVDGKTGDIYTTETPMDRETLRDCRNLFEGDKCYLEFEVSITDMVKGMGSGPRLIEGRIEVLDINDNTPQFSSPILTLSIPENTHVGALFAIPMATDRDSGVNGVAEYSLSTGPDADRLFSLQVAVDTDEKLPQLVVMGNLDREKKDSYDLNIRVVDGGRPARASSALLRVVVTDQNDNVPKFERSHYEAELPENSPQGHSVLQVRANDADTGTNGEIDYSLHQMSEAVQRLLRIDRSTGVIYVKNQVDREEENFLKFYVVAKDRGPNSKSSKVLVTLTVRDQNDNAPTIEIRGIGLVTHQDGVANISEDMPVGTPVALVQVSDRDEGENAVVTCVVAGDVPFQLQPLLSESTNDKRRKYFLQTTTLLDYERVKDYRIEIVAVDSGNPALSSANSLKVQVTDMNDNTPSFSPVMMEVDFAEGNQPGDKVLHVEATDADSGSNAELVYSIIERSASGLFNIDANTGEVQVNNLLDREETERYEFRVAAADKGSPSRTGTATVVINVLDRNDNDPKFMLNGYSFSVIENMPPLNPVGVVTVSDVDKGDNARVKLFVEPDNGKFVIQNGTGNILSSISFDREKESTYTFRLKAVDSGEPPRSSYVGVTINVLDENDNAPYVTKPANSSYTYLTPDTAPNTRVEVVEAEDIDSGPNAELVYTITGGNPYGLFHISPTTGEITLAQAFTGEHNGLHRLVVQVKDNGKPPRHTTALVHVFVNDTKANVSLIEVLVGHSLYTPLDRDIAGDPNYALAQRSNILYGSLAGIAGVILVIVAVVVIRHRLQKDTKSGYQAGKKESKDLYAPKQGPKNSKGKKSKKNKAPKPAKPLEEDEEATLQKGLKFNLINDTVSDSPRIHLPLNYPPGSPDLGRHYRSNSPLPSIQLQPQSPSASKKHQAVQDLPATNTFVGTGDNNSTGSDQYSDYSYKANPPKYSNKQT from the exons ATGGCGGCGCCCATCCCGCTCTACCTGGCGGCGGTCCTGCTGGTGTCGTGCGGCGCCGCGCCCTCCGACGTCCCGTATCGCATCCCCGAGGAGCAGCCGCCCAACACGCTGGTGGGCAGCTTGGCGGCGGACCGGGGCCTCCCCGACACGGGTCACCTGTATAAGCTGGAGGTGGGCGCGCCCTACCTGAGGGTGGACGGCAAGACGGGCGACATCTACACCACCGAGACCCCTATGGACCGCGAGACGCTGAGGGACTGTCGGAACCTCTTTGAGGGCGACAAGTGCTACCTGGAGTTCGAGGTGTCCATCACAGACATGGTGAAGGGAATGGGCTCAGGGCCCCGCCTCATCGAGGGCCGCATCGAGGTCCTGGACATCAACGACAACACGCCGCAGTTCTCCTCGCCCATCCTCACCTTGTCCATCCCCGAGAACACGCACGTCGGCGCCCTCTTCGCCATCCCCATGGCGACCGACAGAGACTCGGGCGTCAACGGCGTGGCCGAGTACTCGCTGAGCACGGGGCCCGACGCCGACCGCCTCTTCAGCCTGCAGGTGGCCGTGGACACGGACGAGAAGCTGCCGCAGCTGGTGGTCATGGGCAACCTGGACCGCGAGAAGAAGGACTCGTACGACCTCAACATCCGCGTGGTCGACGGCGGGAGGCCGGCCAGGGCGAGCAGCGCCTTGCTGAGGGTGGTGGTCACCGACCAGAACGACAACGTGCCCAAGTTTGAGAGGAGCCACTATGAGGCCGAACTGCCGGAGAACAGTCCTCAGGGACACTCCGTGCTGCAg GTCCGGGCTAACGACGCAGACACTGGCACCAACGGAGAGATCGACTACAGCCTTCATCAGATGTCGGAGGCTGTCCAGAGGCTTCTACGCATCGACCGATCCACAGGAGTCATCTACGTCAAAAACCAGGTGGACCGTGAGGAAGAGAACTTCCTCAAGTTCTACGTTGTAGCCAAAGATCGCGGGCCCAACTCCAAGAGCTCCAAAGTTCTGGTGACCCTCACCGTCAGGGACCAGAACGACAACGCTCCCACCATAGAGATCCGCGGGATCGGCCTGGTGACGCACCAGGATGGCGTAGCCAACATCTCTGAGGACATGCCAGTGGGCACGCCGGTGGCACTTGTCCAGGTGTCCGACCGTGACGAGGGGGAGAACGCGGTGGTGACTTGTGTGGTTGCGGGTGACGTACCCTTTCAGCTGCAACCTTTATTAAGCGAGTCGACAAATGACAAAAGGAGGAAGTACTTCCTGCAAACGACCACCCTGCTGGATTATGAGCGAGTCAAAGATTACAGGATTGAAATAGTCGCAGTCGATTCTGGCAACCCTGCTTTGTCCAGTGCCAACTCCCTCAAAGTCCAGGTAACAGATATGAATGACAACACGCCCAGCTTTTCTCCAGTCATGATGGAAGTGGATTTCGCAGAAGGCAACCAGCCTGGTGACAAGGTTCTGCATGTAGAGGCGACAGACGCAGACAGCGGCTCCAACGCCGAGCTGGTCTACAGCATCATTGAACGCTCCGCCTCCGGGCTCTTTAATATCGACGCCAACACCGGAGAAGTTCAAGTGAACAACCTGCTGGACCGGGAAGAGACGGAACGTTACGAATTTCGGGTGGCTGCGGCGGACAAGGGCTCTCCGAGCAGAACGGGCACAGCGACAGTAGTGATCAATGTCCTGGACCGCaatgacaatgaccccaaattTATGCTCAACGGTTACAGTTTCTCCGTCATTGAAAACATGCCTCCTCTCAATCCTGTTGGTGTGGTCACCGTTTCTGACGTGGACAAGGGTGACAACGCACGAGTGAAGCTTTTTGTGGAGCCGGACAATGGCAAGTTTGTGATCCAGAATGGCACCGGAAACATCTTGTCAAGCATCTCCTTTGACCGTGAGAAGGAAAGCACCTACACTTTCCGTCTGAAAGCAGTGGATTCTGGCGAGCCCCCACGATCCTCCTATGTGGGTGTGACCATTAATGTCCTGGACGAGAACGACAACGCACCCTATGTCACCAAACCCGCAAACTCCTCCTACACATACCTGACCCCTGACACCGCCCCAAATACCCGTGTAGAGGTGGTAGAGGCCGAAGACATTGACTCTGGGCCCAATGCTGAGCTGGTCTACACAATCACTGGGGGGAACCCGTATGGACTATTTCATATTTCCCCCACCACGGGCGAGATCACCCTGGCGCAAGCGTTCACCGGGGAGCACAATGGACTGCACCGGTTGGTGGTACAAGTCAAGGACAACGGCAAACCACCCCGCCACACGACCGCACTGGTCCACGTTTTTGTCAATGACACCAAGGCCAACGTGTCACTCATTGAGGTGCTGGTGGGACATAGCCTGTACACCCCCCTGGACAGAGACATTGCTGGAGATCCCAACTACGCCCTCGCCCAGCGCAGCAACATCCTGTACGGAAGCCTGGCGGGAATAGCCGGAGTCATCCTGGTCATCGTGGCTGTGGTGGTCATCCGACACCGGCTCCAAAAGGACACAAAGAGTGGCTACCAGGCGGGAAAGAAGGAGAGTAAAGACCTGTACGCCCCTAAGCAGGGACCCAAGAACTCCAAAGGTAAAAAGAGCAAGAAGAACAAAGCTCCCAAACCTGCTAAACCGctggaggaggacgaggaggcCACCCTTCAGAAAGGCCTCAAATTCAACCTCATCAACGACACGGTCAGTGACAGTCCCAGGATACACTTGCCCCTCAACTACCCCCCAGGAAGCCCCGACCTGGGCCGCCATTACCGCTCTAACTCCCCGTTGCCCTCCATCCAACTGCAGCCACAGTCCCCCTCCGCCTCCAAAAAGCACCAGGCGGTGCAGGACCTCCCCGCCACCAACACCTTCGTGGGAACGGGGGACAACAACTCCACGGGCTCGGACCAATATTCGGATTACAGCTACAaggccaaccctcccaaatacaGCAACAAACAG
- the LOC133616944 gene encoding protocadherin-1-like isoform X1, translated as MAAPIPLYLAAVLLVSCGAAPSDVPYRIPEEQPPNTLVGSLAADRGLPDTGHLYKLEVGAPYLRVDGKTGDIYTTETPMDRETLRDCRNLFEGDKCYLEFEVSITDMVKGMGSGPRLIEGRIEVLDINDNTPQFSSPILTLSIPENTHVGALFAIPMATDRDSGVNGVAEYSLSTGPDADRLFSLQVAVDTDEKLPQLVVMGNLDREKKDSYDLNIRVVDGGRPARASSALLRVVVTDQNDNVPKFERSHYEAELPENSPQGHSVLQVRANDADTGTNGEIDYSLHQMSEAVQRLLRIDRSTGVIYVKNQVDREEENFLKFYVVAKDRGPNSKSSKVLVTLTVRDQNDNAPTIEIRGIGLVTHQDGVANISEDMPVGTPVALVQVSDRDEGENAVVTCVVAGDVPFQLQPLLSESTNDKRRKYFLQTTTLLDYERVKDYRIEIVAVDSGNPALSSANSLKVQVTDMNDNTPSFSPVMMEVDFAEGNQPGDKVLHVEATDADSGSNAELVYSIIERSASGLFNIDANTGEVQVNNLLDREETERYEFRVAAADKGSPSRTGTATVVINVLDRNDNDPKFMLNGYSFSVIENMPPLNPVGVVTVSDVDKGDNARVKLFVEPDNGKFVIQNGTGNILSSISFDREKESTYTFRLKAVDSGEPPRSSYVGVTINVLDENDNAPYVTKPANSSYTYLTPDTAPNTRVEVVEAEDIDSGPNAELVYTITGGNPYGLFHISPTTGEITLAQAFTGEHNGLHRLVVQVKDNGKPPRHTTALVHVFVNDTKANVSLIEVLVGHSLYTPLDRDIAGDPNYALAQRSNILYGSLAGIAGVILVIVAVVVIRHRLQKDTKSGYQAGKKESKDLYAPKQGPKNSKGKKSKKNKAPKPAKPLEEDEEATLQKGLKFNLINDTVSDSPRIHLPLNYPPGSPDLGRHYRSNSPLPSIQLQPQSPSASKKHQAVQDLPATNTFVGTGDNNSTGSDQYSDYSYKANPPKYSNKQMPQRRVTFSTANQAQDQQQEAGQQHSYYDSGLDESETPSSKSSCGPRVGPLALPEDHYERTTPDGSIGETEHPENGARWSSRPRLTAPQTLLHKNL; from the exons ATGGCGGCGCCCATCCCGCTCTACCTGGCGGCGGTCCTGCTGGTGTCGTGCGGCGCCGCGCCCTCCGACGTCCCGTATCGCATCCCCGAGGAGCAGCCGCCCAACACGCTGGTGGGCAGCTTGGCGGCGGACCGGGGCCTCCCCGACACGGGTCACCTGTATAAGCTGGAGGTGGGCGCGCCCTACCTGAGGGTGGACGGCAAGACGGGCGACATCTACACCACCGAGACCCCTATGGACCGCGAGACGCTGAGGGACTGTCGGAACCTCTTTGAGGGCGACAAGTGCTACCTGGAGTTCGAGGTGTCCATCACAGACATGGTGAAGGGAATGGGCTCAGGGCCCCGCCTCATCGAGGGCCGCATCGAGGTCCTGGACATCAACGACAACACGCCGCAGTTCTCCTCGCCCATCCTCACCTTGTCCATCCCCGAGAACACGCACGTCGGCGCCCTCTTCGCCATCCCCATGGCGACCGACAGAGACTCGGGCGTCAACGGCGTGGCCGAGTACTCGCTGAGCACGGGGCCCGACGCCGACCGCCTCTTCAGCCTGCAGGTGGCCGTGGACACGGACGAGAAGCTGCCGCAGCTGGTGGTCATGGGCAACCTGGACCGCGAGAAGAAGGACTCGTACGACCTCAACATCCGCGTGGTCGACGGCGGGAGGCCGGCCAGGGCGAGCAGCGCCTTGCTGAGGGTGGTGGTCACCGACCAGAACGACAACGTGCCCAAGTTTGAGAGGAGCCACTATGAGGCCGAACTGCCGGAGAACAGTCCTCAGGGACACTCCGTGCTGCAg GTCCGGGCTAACGACGCAGACACTGGCACCAACGGAGAGATCGACTACAGCCTTCATCAGATGTCGGAGGCTGTCCAGAGGCTTCTACGCATCGACCGATCCACAGGAGTCATCTACGTCAAAAACCAGGTGGACCGTGAGGAAGAGAACTTCCTCAAGTTCTACGTTGTAGCCAAAGATCGCGGGCCCAACTCCAAGAGCTCCAAAGTTCTGGTGACCCTCACCGTCAGGGACCAGAACGACAACGCTCCCACCATAGAGATCCGCGGGATCGGCCTGGTGACGCACCAGGATGGCGTAGCCAACATCTCTGAGGACATGCCAGTGGGCACGCCGGTGGCACTTGTCCAGGTGTCCGACCGTGACGAGGGGGAGAACGCGGTGGTGACTTGTGTGGTTGCGGGTGACGTACCCTTTCAGCTGCAACCTTTATTAAGCGAGTCGACAAATGACAAAAGGAGGAAGTACTTCCTGCAAACGACCACCCTGCTGGATTATGAGCGAGTCAAAGATTACAGGATTGAAATAGTCGCAGTCGATTCTGGCAACCCTGCTTTGTCCAGTGCCAACTCCCTCAAAGTCCAGGTAACAGATATGAATGACAACACGCCCAGCTTTTCTCCAGTCATGATGGAAGTGGATTTCGCAGAAGGCAACCAGCCTGGTGACAAGGTTCTGCATGTAGAGGCGACAGACGCAGACAGCGGCTCCAACGCCGAGCTGGTCTACAGCATCATTGAACGCTCCGCCTCCGGGCTCTTTAATATCGACGCCAACACCGGAGAAGTTCAAGTGAACAACCTGCTGGACCGGGAAGAGACGGAACGTTACGAATTTCGGGTGGCTGCGGCGGACAAGGGCTCTCCGAGCAGAACGGGCACAGCGACAGTAGTGATCAATGTCCTGGACCGCaatgacaatgaccccaaattTATGCTCAACGGTTACAGTTTCTCCGTCATTGAAAACATGCCTCCTCTCAATCCTGTTGGTGTGGTCACCGTTTCTGACGTGGACAAGGGTGACAACGCACGAGTGAAGCTTTTTGTGGAGCCGGACAATGGCAAGTTTGTGATCCAGAATGGCACCGGAAACATCTTGTCAAGCATCTCCTTTGACCGTGAGAAGGAAAGCACCTACACTTTCCGTCTGAAAGCAGTGGATTCTGGCGAGCCCCCACGATCCTCCTATGTGGGTGTGACCATTAATGTCCTGGACGAGAACGACAACGCACCCTATGTCACCAAACCCGCAAACTCCTCCTACACATACCTGACCCCTGACACCGCCCCAAATACCCGTGTAGAGGTGGTAGAGGCCGAAGACATTGACTCTGGGCCCAATGCTGAGCTGGTCTACACAATCACTGGGGGGAACCCGTATGGACTATTTCATATTTCCCCCACCACGGGCGAGATCACCCTGGCGCAAGCGTTCACCGGGGAGCACAATGGACTGCACCGGTTGGTGGTACAAGTCAAGGACAACGGCAAACCACCCCGCCACACGACCGCACTGGTCCACGTTTTTGTCAATGACACCAAGGCCAACGTGTCACTCATTGAGGTGCTGGTGGGACATAGCCTGTACACCCCCCTGGACAGAGACATTGCTGGAGATCCCAACTACGCCCTCGCCCAGCGCAGCAACATCCTGTACGGAAGCCTGGCGGGAATAGCCGGAGTCATCCTGGTCATCGTGGCTGTGGTGGTCATCCGACACCGGCTCCAAAAGGACACAAAGAGTGGCTACCAGGCGGGAAAGAAGGAGAGTAAAGACCTGTACGCCCCTAAGCAGGGACCCAAGAACTCCAAAGGTAAAAAGAGCAAGAAGAACAAAGCTCCCAAACCTGCTAAACCGctggaggaggacgaggaggcCACCCTTCAGAAAGGCCTCAAATTCAACCTCATCAACGACACGGTCAGTGACAGTCCCAGGATACACTTGCCCCTCAACTACCCCCCAGGAAGCCCCGACCTGGGCCGCCATTACCGCTCTAACTCCCCGTTGCCCTCCATCCAACTGCAGCCACAGTCCCCCTCCGCCTCCAAAAAGCACCAGGCGGTGCAGGACCTCCCCGCCACCAACACCTTCGTGGGAACGGGGGACAACAACTCCACGGGCTCGGACCAATATTCGGATTACAGCTACAaggccaaccctcccaaatacaGCAACAAACAG